One Leptospira wolbachii serovar Codice str. CDC genomic region harbors:
- a CDS encoding LIC10124 family lipoprotein, with amino-acid sequence MRYVYLPVLCFLVGYCSSVTKIETLNRSFTKPKFITPEPGESEPLPSGRDYKERLVNKSTPHFSLLWKQVPEGFSKSDLLLLEEKVLFPHNKLGLFKKAPKDPDPKFAESADLDLLLELSLTRTAERHSIEVQYKDPVLSQNFGKAIFVYQEEKEPVVKSLKSFDVFHGKRQLQPLTGSVPAYFAEISSPSDDELRNYFTSSLRGNASVFSTSPGTTIYLDGVEVGKAPLLSYPLINGKHTLSFAKPGKDPVKRNILIRAGKTTRVFQEWNDDISQGTIVISSFPAGLDIVVDGQKKGKTQYAESGVPYGSYPIQFIRTQKDSHFEYAKAGIKIRPKQITSIALPISLEDGVGWEAEEFWNLTSASPNFSATFPGKLTFAKNKDLPSGWYGVYSEDLIPDYMEAELVLDLVKDLNGAVGLSFTDHNQNAILIYVDKTDFHIIKFSSEEKEAPVRSSFRWNKEDELKGRSIKLSTDIEKKMIRLSLGNKTVEEIPWNFETFWNLGVLTPHNAPVTGTPLRGLKIRYPDMVKFEERLQK; translated from the coding sequence ATGAGATATGTTTATTTACCGGTCCTTTGTTTTTTAGTCGGTTATTGTTCTTCGGTCACAAAGATCGAGACTTTAAATCGAAGTTTTACAAAACCTAAGTTCATCACTCCAGAACCGGGTGAGTCGGAACCCCTTCCTTCGGGCAGAGATTACAAAGAACGACTGGTAAATAAATCCACTCCTCATTTTTCACTCCTCTGGAAACAGGTTCCAGAGGGGTTTTCTAAATCTGATTTATTGTTACTCGAAGAGAAAGTCCTCTTCCCTCACAACAAACTTGGGTTATTTAAAAAAGCTCCAAAAGACCCAGATCCTAAATTTGCTGAAAGCGCCGACTTAGACTTGTTATTGGAACTCTCTCTCACTCGCACTGCCGAAAGACATTCAATTGAAGTACAATACAAAGATCCTGTTTTGTCACAAAACTTTGGAAAGGCGATCTTCGTTTACCAAGAGGAAAAAGAACCTGTTGTTAAATCTTTAAAATCATTTGATGTTTTCCATGGCAAAAGACAACTCCAACCGTTGACTGGAAGTGTTCCTGCTTACTTTGCAGAAATTTCTTCCCCATCGGATGATGAATTGCGTAATTATTTTACCTCCTCTTTACGAGGAAATGCTTCTGTGTTTTCGACTTCACCGGGAACCACCATTTACCTGGACGGTGTGGAAGTGGGCAAAGCTCCCTTACTTTCCTATCCCCTCATCAATGGAAAACATACTCTTTCCTTTGCAAAACCTGGCAAAGATCCCGTAAAACGAAATATCTTAATTCGTGCAGGGAAAACCACTCGTGTGTTCCAGGAATGGAATGACGATATTTCACAAGGAACCATTGTCATCTCTAGTTTTCCTGCAGGTCTTGATATCGTTGTGGATGGTCAGAAAAAAGGAAAAACACAATATGCGGAATCGGGTGTTCCTTACGGAAGTTATCCGATCCAATTCATTCGTACTCAAAAAGATTCGCACTTTGAATATGCAAAAGCCGGAATCAAAATACGACCAAAACAAATCACGTCCATTGCTTTACCTATCTCGCTGGAAGACGGGGTTGGTTGGGAGGCAGAGGAATTTTGGAACCTAACTTCTGCTTCACCGAATTTTTCTGCCACATTCCCTGGCAAACTTACCTTTGCGAAAAATAAAGACCTTCCTTCCGGCTGGTATGGAGTGTATTCCGAAGACCTCATTCCAGATTATATGGAAGCCGAACTAGTGTTAGATCTTGTGAAGGATTTGAATGGGGCCGTTGGTCTTTCTTTTACTGATCACAACCAAAATGCCATTCTCATCTATGTCGACAAAACAGACTTCCATATCATCAAGTTTTCTTCTGAAGAGAAAGAAGCCCCTGTTCGTTCTTCATTTCGTTGGAACAAAGAAGATGAACTTAAAGGAAGAAGTATCAAACTTTCCACTGATATAGAAAAAAAGATGATCCGGTTGTCTTTGGGAAATAAAACTGTGGAAGAAATTCCATGGAACTTCGAAACTTTTTGGAATTTAGGAGTTTTGACTCCGCATAACGCACCGGTTACGGGCACACCTCTTCGAGGTTTAAAAATTCGATATCCTGATATGGTTAAGTTTGAGGAAAGGCTCCAAAAATGA
- a CDS encoding NADP-dependent isocitrate dehydrogenase codes for MGKIKVKTPLVELDGDEMTRIIWKEIKDRFIYPYLDITLEYYDLGVEYRDKTDDQVTVDSANAIKKHGVGVKCATITPNADRVKEYNLKQEWKSPNGTIRAILDGTVFRKPIIIKNIPAAVNSWKKPIAIGRHAYGDIYRDVEILVDGPGKVELVYTDASGKEKQRLLVNEFKGAGVALAMHNLDESIKSFAKACFTYALSEKISIWFATKDTISKKYHARFRDIFDNMAKEQDAAMKAAGITYSYYLIDDAVAQIMKNEGGQLWALMNYDGDVMSDMVASGFGSLGLMTSVLVSPDGKYEYEAAHGTVTRHYRKYQKGETTSTNSVASIFAWTGALAKRGELDGTPDVVNFALKLEEAIIETIEGGEMTKDLLSLSTAAKKTELDTFQFMEAVQKRLDSKLK; via the coding sequence ATGGGAAAAATTAAAGTAAAAACACCGCTTGTTGAGTTAGACGGCGATGAAATGACAAGAATTATCTGGAAAGAAATTAAAGATCGTTTCATCTACCCTTATTTAGACATCACTTTGGAATATTATGACTTAGGTGTTGAATACCGTGATAAAACGGATGACCAAGTAACTGTAGATTCTGCGAATGCGATCAAAAAACATGGCGTAGGTGTTAAATGTGCAACCATTACTCCAAACGCAGACCGCGTAAAAGAATACAACCTAAAACAAGAATGGAAATCACCTAACGGAACCATCCGTGCCATCTTAGATGGAACTGTTTTCCGTAAACCTATCATCATCAAAAATATTCCAGCAGCTGTGAACTCTTGGAAAAAACCAATTGCGATTGGACGACATGCTTACGGTGATATTTACCGTGACGTGGAAATCTTAGTTGATGGCCCAGGAAAAGTAGAACTCGTTTATACAGATGCTTCTGGTAAAGAAAAACAAAGATTGCTTGTGAATGAATTCAAAGGTGCTGGCGTTGCGCTTGCAATGCACAACTTAGATGAGTCCATCAAATCTTTTGCTAAGGCATGTTTTACTTATGCTTTATCTGAAAAAATTAGTATCTGGTTTGCAACGAAAGATACGATCTCTAAAAAATACCATGCTCGTTTCCGTGATATCTTTGATAACATGGCAAAAGAACAAGATGCTGCTATGAAAGCTGCGGGTATTACTTATAGTTATTACCTCATCGATGATGCTGTAGCACAGATCATGAAAAACGAAGGCGGACAACTTTGGGCTCTTATGAACTACGACGGAGACGTTATGAGTGATATGGTGGCTTCTGGTTTTGGTTCCCTTGGTCTTATGACTTCAGTTCTCGTATCTCCTGATGGAAAGTATGAGTATGAAGCGGCACACGGAACTGTGACTCGCCACTACCGTAAATACCAAAAAGGTGAAACTACTTCGACAAACTCTGTAGCGTCTATCTTTGCATGGACTGGAGCTCTTGCGAAACGTGGGGAACTCGACGGAACTCCCGATGTAGTAAACTTTGCTTTGAAACTGGAAGAAGCGATCATTGAAACCATCGAAGGTGGTGAAATGACAAAAGACTTACTTTCTCTTTCCACAGCAGCGAAAAAAACAGAATTGGATACTTTCCAATTTATGGAAGCTGTACAAAAACGATTGGATTCTAAACTCAAATAA
- a CDS encoding LIC_13246 family protein produces MKETEVSWRELMTKKEEFLHILRILNHYYEMRGETKSKQFAFRRALADSSPESVQIFFSQIGTFEYQVACRILPEEQIESWIHIDGIAEERERLGQIGNTEHPVFSLVCLGDLFALALPSNVSI; encoded by the coding sequence ATGAAAGAAACCGAAGTTTCCTGGCGCGAGCTTATGACAAAAAAAGAAGAATTCTTACATATCTTACGAATTCTGAACCACTACTACGAAATGCGAGGCGAAACCAAGTCCAAACAGTTTGCCTTCCGTCGTGCTTTAGCCGATTCTTCCCCGGAATCGGTTCAAATTTTTTTCTCACAAATCGGAACCTTTGAATACCAGGTGGCCTGTCGCATTCTACCAGAAGAGCAGATAGAATCCTGGATCCATATCGATGGGATCGCAGAGGAGAGGGAAAGGCTCGGACAAATTGGCAATACGGAACACCCTGTCTTTTCGCTCGTTTGTCTCGGAGATTTATTTGCTTTAGCACTTCCCAGCAACGTTTCCATTTAA
- a CDS encoding MBL fold metallo-hydrolase has translation MKITLFGVRGSLPTPISKQEQREKTLKILQMAKEEWRKDPAGFSEEEFLNHLPIPLSQDLGGNTTCVFIEGDGGEKVILDMGTGLRVLGNQMAPQAFSGEDMDIHILVSHTHWDHIQGWPFFKPGYSPSCNIHFYSCIENLEERLIRQQHPENFPVSFQQMASKKQFHLWKEFESYMLGGLKIIPFGLRHPGSCTGYRIREGNKIFLFCTDVEYREEDREHLIKMKPQIAGADLIIIDAQYSTAEAEKKIGWGHTAVSKAVEFAEMMEIRSVVLTHHEPDHTDHEVARIILDEARLMKPGGMQIHIAHEGQKFIL, from the coding sequence ATGAAAATAACTCTTTTTGGTGTTCGAGGTTCTCTTCCCACACCGATTTCTAAACAGGAACAACGGGAGAAAACTTTAAAGATTCTCCAAATGGCCAAAGAAGAGTGGCGAAAGGATCCCGCCGGATTCTCAGAAGAGGAATTTCTAAATCATTTGCCCATCCCCCTTTCTCAAGATTTGGGTGGAAACACCACTTGTGTGTTCATTGAAGGAGACGGGGGAGAAAAAGTCATTTTAGATATGGGGACGGGGCTTCGTGTCCTTGGCAACCAAATGGCCCCGCAAGCATTTAGCGGAGAAGATATGGACATCCATATCCTTGTTTCCCATACTCATTGGGATCATATCCAAGGTTGGCCATTTTTTAAACCAGGTTATTCTCCATCTTGCAATATTCACTTTTACTCATGTATTGAAAATTTAGAAGAAAGGCTAATCCGCCAACAACATCCTGAAAATTTTCCAGTTTCTTTCCAACAAATGGCATCCAAGAAACAATTTCATCTTTGGAAAGAGTTCGAATCTTATATGTTAGGTGGACTAAAAATAATTCCTTTTGGCCTTCGCCATCCTGGGTCTTGTACGGGATACAGAATTCGAGAAGGAAATAAAATTTTCCTTTTTTGTACGGATGTGGAATATCGGGAAGAAGACCGCGAACATCTGATCAAAATGAAACCTCAAATTGCGGGAGCCGATCTTATCATCATAGATGCACAGTATAGCACTGCTGAGGCGGAAAAAAAAATAGGTTGGGGTCATACTGCTGTAAGTAAAGCAGTAGAGTTTGCGGAAATGATGGAGATTCGTTCTGTTGTCCTTACTCACCATGAGCCGGACCATACAGATCATGAAGTGGCGCGTATTATTCTAGATGAAGCCAGGTTGATGAAACCGGGTGGAATGCAGATACATATTGCTCACGAAGGACAAAAGTTTATTCTTTAG
- a CDS encoding adenylate/guanylate cyclase domain-containing protein: MIADFIEWYVHELSEVKSSAELFDKSIGYLQKLNFQIVRVSMGTRTLHPQVESLAYTWVPKGKLEYFDDTTNQLQHSKSIIESENGFLREVRFRLGSLQTSQFVVSPVQHVMSTKKPYYFSYADHKEETYPYPILDDLAPLGATGYFAVPIFQKGAGFAFLSLVTEKPNGWSPEELNFLNQVLKMISLQWINFIQNELTESLLSVYLGKRTGSTVYSGKIFLGELDKIQSVIWFSDIRNYSGMSEKLSPPEVIQLLNDYFGLAIPLIEAHGGEVLKLLGDGILAVFPYTESNKTFVGKKVLLAVRKLGGDLFRHNQSRENEAKLPIHHGVGLHSGEILYGNIGSKERLDFTVIGEAVNLTSRIAGMCGELEKAVLASENLANQIPVRWEELGEHKLKGIGSPQKIFAISERVKKKY; the protein is encoded by the coding sequence ATGATCGCTGATTTTATAGAATGGTATGTGCATGAACTTTCAGAAGTAAAATCTTCCGCCGAACTATTTGATAAAAGTATTGGTTATTTACAAAAACTAAACTTTCAGATCGTGCGGGTCAGCATGGGGACTCGTACTTTGCACCCGCAAGTAGAGTCTTTAGCTTACACTTGGGTTCCCAAAGGGAAATTAGAATATTTTGATGACACTACAAATCAACTTCAACATTCGAAATCAATCATAGAATCGGAAAATGGATTTTTAAGAGAGGTTCGTTTTCGATTAGGTTCCTTGCAAACTTCTCAGTTTGTGGTAAGTCCTGTCCAACATGTAATGTCGACCAAAAAGCCGTATTATTTTAGTTATGCGGATCATAAAGAAGAAACATATCCTTATCCCATTTTGGACGATTTGGCTCCTTTAGGGGCCACTGGTTATTTTGCAGTACCAATTTTTCAGAAAGGAGCAGGTTTTGCTTTCCTCAGTTTGGTTACAGAAAAACCAAATGGTTGGTCTCCTGAAGAACTTAATTTTTTGAACCAAGTTCTAAAAATGATTTCTTTGCAGTGGATCAACTTCATTCAAAATGAATTAACAGAATCTCTTCTGAGTGTTTATCTGGGAAAAAGAACCGGATCTACAGTATATTCGGGAAAAATATTTTTGGGAGAACTGGATAAAATCCAATCGGTAATATGGTTTTCTGACATTCGAAATTATTCTGGGATGAGTGAAAAATTGTCACCTCCAGAAGTTATACAGTTGTTAAATGATTATTTTGGTTTGGCAATCCCACTCATTGAAGCACATGGTGGCGAAGTTTTGAAACTATTGGGAGATGGAATTTTAGCAGTATTTCCATACACAGAATCTAATAAAACATTTGTTGGAAAAAAAGTCCTTCTCGCCGTAAGAAAGTTAGGTGGGGATTTATTTCGCCACAACCAATCGAGAGAAAATGAGGCAAAACTCCCAATTCATCATGGGGTGGGTTTACACTCCGGCGAAATCCTTTATGGAAATATTGGTTCGAAGGAGAGATTGGATTTTACTGTAATTGGAGAAGCCGTCAACCTAACTAGTCGGATTGCAGGTATGTGTGGGGAGTTAGAAAAAGCTGTGTTGGCCTCCGAAAATTTAGCCAACCAAATCCCTGTTCGTTGGGAAGAGCTCGGAGAACACAAACTGAAAGGGATTGGCTCTCCACAGAAAATTTTTGCAATTTCGGAACGAGTGAAGAAGAAGTATTGA
- the trmB gene encoding tRNA (guanine(46)-N(7))-methyltransferase TrmB has protein sequence MLVNPEIQEKLWKFTTKTSYQSDYLLQPKDRGKKIDLKKSFPEEIQNLVLELGSGWGEVAIELATRDRQTGYLLMEKKVNRIVHTEKQRKMLGLENIRYMTVNFQWFFNELLEKEIFDRIIINFPDPWPKKKHRKNRLMQADMLEQIYDLLKPGGKLLFATDYGPYARRTISLFRKFPKFVWEEKEYEFERPGFPISFFETEKRNEGKRIYYLNRTKSK, from the coding sequence TTGTTAGTTAACCCGGAAATCCAAGAAAAACTTTGGAAGTTTACTACCAAGACTTCCTATCAATCAGACTACCTCCTGCAACCTAAAGATCGGGGAAAAAAAATCGATCTAAAAAAATCTTTCCCGGAAGAGATCCAAAACCTTGTTTTAGAACTTGGATCTGGTTGGGGTGAAGTTGCCATCGAATTAGCTACGAGAGACCGCCAAACAGGTTACCTACTGATGGAAAAGAAGGTGAACCGAATTGTCCACACCGAAAAACAACGAAAAATGCTGGGTTTAGAAAATATCCGCTATATGACCGTTAACTTCCAGTGGTTCTTTAATGAGTTACTCGAGAAAGAAATTTTTGACAGAATTATCATCAACTTCCCTGATCCTTGGCCAAAGAAAAAACACCGAAAAAACAGGCTTATGCAAGCCGATATGCTCGAACAAATTTATGATTTGTTAAAACCAGGTGGGAAGTTATTATTTGCAACCGACTACGGCCCTTATGCAAGACGAACCATTTCCCTATTCCGAAAATTTCCAAAGTTTGTTTGGGAAGAGAAAGAATACGAGTTTGAAAGGCCGGGTTTCCCTATTTCCTTTTTCGAGACCGAAAAAAGAAATGAAGGGAAACGAATTTATTATCTAAACCGAACCAAATCTAAGTAA
- a CDS encoding FecR family protein, translating to MKRAMINRLSALGFVAIFAIFFAACQKDSKETVTNVTDKSQQESNVVVAFVKGDVVVIRESGQVKPNLGDVLTSKDTIVTGQNGSVEILVGEDGVLKLNKNTSLSVSQAFAANDGSRATEVNMQYGKLVTVLRKERKTESFSVVTPTSIAGVRGTIFLTNVENPSAKGGNVACGSGNCVVKYTVLDGAVAIRKANSENEIVVDKQKTAEVGNDTKISDKMIKPMDKQSLSEMKEMLAFENTKMLQFESLANELRTNNEELQKLNIGSSVEELEKAAKNREITKSKSDEVITTAKSIEDSKYIKKDVQKDSLKLAPKESFDKTK from the coding sequence ATGAAACGTGCAATGATCAATCGGTTATCGGCATTGGGATTTGTGGCAATTTTTGCCATATTTTTCGCTGCGTGCCAAAAAGATTCCAAAGAGACTGTAACAAATGTTACAGATAAGTCTCAACAAGAAAGTAACGTCGTTGTTGCCTTTGTAAAAGGTGATGTCGTTGTGATTCGCGAAAGTGGACAAGTGAAGCCTAATTTGGGCGATGTTTTAACTTCCAAAGATACTATCGTTACTGGCCAAAACGGTTCTGTAGAAATTCTTGTTGGTGAAGACGGAGTTCTCAAGTTGAACAAAAATACTTCTCTTAGTGTAAGCCAAGCGTTTGCTGCAAACGACGGTTCTCGTGCAACAGAAGTGAATATGCAATACGGAAAACTGGTGACTGTTCTTCGCAAAGAAAGAAAAACAGAATCTTTCAGTGTAGTCACACCGACTTCCATTGCGGGGGTTCGTGGAACGATCTTCTTAACCAATGTGGAAAATCCATCGGCTAAAGGTGGAAACGTAGCTTGTGGTTCTGGAAACTGCGTAGTAAAATACACGGTCCTTGATGGTGCGGTTGCCATTCGCAAAGCAAACTCAGAAAACGAAATCGTTGTCGACAAACAGAAAACAGCTGAAGTCGGAAATGATACTAAAATTTCTGATAAAATGATCAAACCAATGGACAAACAATCTTTATCAGAGATGAAAGAAATGTTGGCTTTTGAAAATACTAAGATGTTACAGTTTGAGTCTCTTGCAAACGAACTCCGAACTAACAACGAAGAACTTCAAAAATTAAACATTGGATCTTCTGTAGAAGAATTGGAAAAAGCAGCAAAAAATCGTGAGATCACCAAATCGAAATCAGACGAAGTGATTACAACGGCTAAGTCCATCGAAGATTCTAAATACATCAAAAAAGATGTTCAGAAAGATTCCCTAAAATTAGCACCGAAAGAGAGTTTTGATAAGACGAAATGA
- a CDS encoding tetratricopeptide repeat protein has product MRQLSFLIFTVVLFIGCQSRDFKPVSVKDSVVEKSDVSDRQKIEEARELVAEGSNEFQKGNMDVALEKAKTSIKTFELIDGYSLLGSSYYQLGDYENAKLAYEKGKNLEPKNEKLLIGLGTVQSTLGENEEALSTYQTLSQLKPEETIYTYKTGLLLKNLGRYQESLVVLKPLETKPEFPYPIELLNQLGDLCLELKRYEEAEAYFAKAEKLNPELKTAKDAKLSTKIASLIQRGNDFLAKKNYTEATSEFKKATELQPQNGSVWSFLGNAQLLNGKLKESEESFKKSISLSDTNPNAYVGLCNVYIQTHNYSDCLKTSKQAGGKIPKNAEIRNKQGICEWKWGETKKATLSFQDASSWDPNFFEPKLNLAYVLIDSGRFDEALDVLKKAESHPKAKKEEIRKAKILAESQKFIADGDSFLRQGKRKQAFDEYGKAMGVNPENPAAQNAFGRAYFAFGEYKKAESSYLEAYRMDATNPGALQGLARVYAKTGESKKEKEYIKKLEILSATDPFSAITLGRIAEDASKWDEAESVYMGLKKKFPNNDAVDYRLGSLYYKRAVEENSKENYTRANEFIQKSKKYTKDIPELIETEKTVAENSRFAEILPFVKEGNSLFNRKKYIEAVTPYQKAYDRVPKASLLVKIAECYIEKGEEEKGLSILENAVRTNKENAISFKEGIYSFYYKKGELKRAEDGFYDILREKPDSYYAYYMLGLVTMKRKNYEASINEFDRSILVNPNFAPSNVAKGLAFYKLGQMDNAKREFEKARVKDSEFGLSSYNLAIAYFNEDLTKESKTILESIRKSDPDFMDGEIQLAYIYFKENKLEEAEKIIDRVLKEEPSAEAMFAQFRILDAKQKQSPSDKVKTKRNQVKERILREYGETKYARLLPSDALDDEPLHVTDLNLSGTPVSTPIVYPNRIIVNYGTALVGYDRITKELVWKQYTSTPYQLLVAGKELVGISNDSATKIYPESGKTSFKKQILVGWKVKQGSAEGNGFLLLLEKEKGNDRKIVRTNPNLEIEEEWNGNDFLSFSHSAEGKLFVLRDLKKEFQIQVFAIGSGSNSDKDKKVSNPVVKKDTKESAQILGCLEDSCLIQLGNQIYQGTEKAKLYSLGNTDTIRSVVKNPESLLINTEDTAYLWKGGSKWKDSYSIEGDFYYPLDGLVVEGRAKELLLIKGREKTPVPWKGDRDGLRISTVTVD; this is encoded by the coding sequence ATGAGACAACTTAGTTTTTTAATCTTTACTGTCGTTCTTTTTATCGGCTGCCAATCTCGTGACTTCAAACCCGTTTCCGTAAAGGATTCCGTGGTGGAGAAATCCGATGTGTCGGATCGCCAAAAAATTGAAGAGGCAAGAGAACTTGTCGCAGAAGGAAGTAACGAATTCCAGAAAGGGAACATGGATGTTGCTTTAGAAAAAGCAAAGACTTCCATTAAAACTTTTGAGCTGATTGATGGTTACTCTCTCCTTGGTTCTTCCTATTACCAGTTAGGTGATTATGAGAATGCAAAACTTGCTTATGAAAAAGGCAAAAACCTAGAACCAAAAAATGAAAAACTACTCATTGGGCTTGGAACGGTTCAATCCACACTGGGTGAAAATGAAGAAGCACTTTCTACATACCAAACTCTTAGTCAATTAAAACCGGAAGAGACGATTTATACTTACAAAACAGGATTACTTTTAAAGAACTTGGGTCGTTACCAAGAAAGTCTTGTGGTTCTAAAACCTTTGGAAACAAAACCTGAGTTTCCTTATCCTATTGAATTGTTAAACCAATTAGGGGACCTCTGTTTAGAACTAAAAAGATATGAGGAAGCTGAAGCTTATTTTGCAAAAGCGGAGAAACTCAATCCTGAATTAAAAACAGCCAAAGACGCCAAACTTTCTACAAAAATCGCATCTCTTATCCAACGCGGGAATGATTTTCTCGCCAAAAAGAATTATACAGAAGCAACTTCGGAATTCAAAAAAGCCACTGAGTTACAACCACAAAATGGTTCCGTATGGTCTTTTCTTGGGAATGCTCAGTTACTAAATGGCAAACTGAAAGAAAGTGAAGAGAGTTTTAAAAAATCTATTTCTCTTTCTGACACAAATCCCAATGCCTATGTGGGCTTGTGCAATGTTTACATTCAAACTCACAATTATTCTGATTGTTTAAAAACTTCCAAACAAGCTGGCGGGAAAATTCCAAAAAATGCAGAGATCCGCAACAAACAAGGGATATGTGAATGGAAATGGGGCGAAACCAAAAAGGCAACCCTTAGTTTCCAAGATGCATCTTCTTGGGATCCTAACTTCTTTGAACCAAAACTCAACTTAGCCTATGTGCTGATTGATTCGGGTCGTTTTGATGAAGCGCTGGATGTATTAAAAAAAGCAGAGTCGCATCCTAAGGCAAAAAAAGAAGAGATTCGCAAAGCAAAGATACTCGCAGAATCACAAAAGTTCATTGCTGATGGTGATTCTTTTCTCCGCCAAGGAAAACGCAAACAAGCTTTTGATGAATATGGCAAAGCCATGGGTGTGAACCCAGAAAACCCGGCAGCACAAAACGCCTTTGGTCGTGCTTACTTTGCTTTTGGGGAATACAAAAAAGCAGAATCCTCTTACTTGGAAGCCTACCGGATGGATGCCACAAACCCTGGTGCCTTACAAGGCCTTGCTCGTGTGTATGCCAAAACGGGTGAATCCAAAAAGGAAAAGGAATACATCAAAAAACTAGAAATTCTTTCTGCTACAGATCCTTTCAGTGCTATCACCTTGGGTCGGATTGCGGAAGATGCTAGCAAATGGGATGAAGCAGAATCCGTATACATGGGACTAAAGAAAAAATTCCCGAACAATGATGCTGTGGATTACCGATTGGGAAGTTTGTATTACAAACGAGCTGTTGAGGAAAATTCTAAAGAAAACTATACTCGTGCCAATGAATTCATTCAAAAGTCCAAAAAGTATACGAAAGACATTCCAGAGCTGATTGAAACAGAAAAGACTGTAGCAGAGAACTCTCGTTTTGCGGAGATTTTGCCTTTTGTCAAAGAAGGAAACTCTTTATTCAATCGCAAAAAATACATTGAAGCGGTGACTCCTTACCAAAAGGCCTATGACCGAGTTCCCAAAGCTTCTCTTCTTGTAAAAATTGCAGAATGTTATATCGAAAAGGGTGAAGAAGAAAAAGGCCTTTCCATTTTGGAAAATGCCGTCCGCACCAACAAAGAAAATGCAATATCATTTAAGGAAGGGATTTACTCTTTTTATTATAAAAAAGGCGAACTAAAAAGAGCCGAAGACGGATTCTACGATATCTTAAGAGAAAAACCAGATTCTTATTACGCCTACTATATGTTAGGCCTTGTGACCATGAAACGTAAAAACTACGAAGCGTCCATTAATGAATTTGATCGTTCTATTTTGGTAAATCCGAATTTTGCTCCGAGTAACGTAGCCAAAGGTTTGGCATTTTATAAACTGGGCCAAATGGATAATGCCAAACGTGAGTTTGAAAAAGCGCGTGTGAAGGATTCAGAATTTGGACTTTCTTCTTACAACTTAGCCATTGCTTATTTCAATGAAGATTTGACCAAGGAATCAAAAACCATTTTGGAATCCATCCGCAAATCAGATCCTGATTTTATGGATGGTGAGATCCAATTAGCTTACATTTATTTCAAAGAAAACAAATTGGAAGAAGCAGAGAAGATCATTGATCGTGTTCTGAAAGAAGAACCTTCTGCGGAAGCAATGTTTGCACAGTTTCGAATTTTAGATGCAAAACAAAAACAATCTCCTTCCGATAAAGTAAAAACCAAACGAAACCAAGTAAAAGAAAGAATTTTGCGTGAATATGGGGAGACCAAATATGCTAGGCTCCTTCCTTCCGACGCATTAGATGATGAACCACTTCATGTGACGGATCTCAATCTTTCGGGAACTCCAGTTTCTACACCAATTGTCTATCCCAACCGAATCATAGTCAATTATGGAACAGCTCTTGTTGGCTATGACAGAATCACCAAGGAACTTGTTTGGAAACAATACACTTCCACTCCTTATCAACTGTTAGTTGCCGGCAAAGAACTTGTGGGAATTTCCAATGATTCGGCGACAAAGATTTATCCTGAATCGGGAAAAACGAGTTTCAAAAAACAAATTCTTGTTGGCTGGAAAGTCAAGCAAGGTTCGGCCGAAGGGAATGGATTTTTACTTCTTTTGGAAAAAGAAAAAGGAAATGATCGGAAGATCGTTCGCACAAACCCCAATTTAGAAATTGAGGAAGAGTGGAATGGAAATGATTTTTTAAGTTTTTCTCATTCTGCCGAGGGAAAACTTTTTGTCCTTCGTGATTTAAAGAAAGAATTCCAAATCCAAGTTTTTGCCATAGGTTCTGGTTCCAATTCCGATAAAGACAAAAAGGTATCGAATCCCGTTGTCAAAAAAGATACAAAGGAATCGGCTCAAATCCTAGGATGTTTGGAAGATTCTTGTTTGATTCAATTGGGAAATCAAATCTACCAAGGAACCGAAAAAGCAAAATTATATTCTTTGGGCAATACTGATACCATTCGCTCTGTTGTTAAAAATCCAGAGTCTTTACTTATCAATACGGAAGACACCGCCTATCTTTGGAAAGGTGGCTCTAAGTGGAAAGATTCCTATTCCATAGAAGGAGATTTTTATTATCCTTTAGATGGACTCGTGGTAGAAGGTAGAGCAAAAGAATTACTCTTAATCAAAGGCAGGGAGAAAACTCCTGTTCCGTGGAAAGGCGATCGAGATGGCCTCAGGATCAGTACCGTGACCGTTGATTAG